One window of Streptococcus troglodytae genomic DNA carries:
- the fabT gene encoding fatty acid biosynthesis transcriptional regulator FabT has protein sequence MDYKQINTYLVDIFNKIMIIEEMSLKTSQFNDVSLKEMHTVDIIGKNANVTPSDIAHELLVTLGTVTTSLNKLEKKGYIERTRSQLDRRVVYLTLTQKGRLLYRLHNRFHKNVVNRITEAMDATELGALEKGLRNLHQFLEGLV, from the coding sequence TTGGATTATAAACAAATTAATACCTATTTAGTTGATATTTTCAATAAAATTATGATTATCGAAGAGATGAGCTTGAAAACAAGTCAATTTAACGATGTGTCTTTAAAAGAGATGCATACGGTAGATATTATTGGAAAAAATGCCAATGTGACACCGAGTGATATTGCTCATGAGTTATTAGTAACTTTGGGAACAGTTACGACCAGTTTAAATAAGCTTGAAAAAAAGGGTTATATTGAACGGACGCGTTCACAACTTGATAGGCGCGTTGTTTATTTAACCCTGACACAAAAAGGAAGACTGCTTTATCGTTTACATAATAGGTTTCATAAAAATGTGGTTAATCGAATCACAGAAGCAATGGATGCGACGGAGCTTGGTGCTTTGGAGAAGGGGCTGAGAAACCTTCATCAATTTCTTGAGGGGTTAGTTTAA
- a CDS encoding acyl carrier protein, which yields MAVFEKVQEIIVEELGKDTDEVKLETTFDELDADSLDVFQVISEIEDEFDIQIESEDGLNTVGDLVAFVEEKTK from the coding sequence ATGGCAGTATTTGAAAAAGTACAAGAAATTATTGTTGAGGAACTCGGAAAAGATACAGATGAAGTTAAATTAGAAACAACTTTTGATGAACTTGATGCAGATTCCCTTGATGTCTTTCAAGTTATTTCCGAAATTGAAGATGAGTTTGACATTCAAATCGAATCTGAAGATGGACTTAACACAGTTGGTGATTTAGTTGCTTTTGTTGAAGAAAAAACAAAATAA
- the fabK gene encoding enoyl-[acyl-carrier-protein] reductase FabK, protein MKTRITELLDIEYPIFQGGMAWVADGDLAGAVSKAGGLGIIGGGNAPKEVVKANIDKIKAVTNKPFGVNIMLLSPFADDIVDLVIEEGVKVVTTGAGNPGKYMERFHEAGITVIPVVPSVALARRMEKLGADAVIAEGMEAGGHIGKLTTMTLVRQVVDAVNIPVIGAGGVADGRGAAAVFMLGAEAIQVGTRFAVAKESNAHANFKKKILKAKDIDTVISASIVGHPVRAIKNKLSSTYATAEKEFLRGEKSQEDIEVLGAGALRNAVVDGDVENGSVMAGQIAGFVTKEETCEEILKDLYYGAAEVIKAEAARWADVEK, encoded by the coding sequence ATGAAAACGCGTATTACAGAATTATTAGATATTGAATATCCTATTTTTCAAGGAGGAATGGCTTGGGTAGCTGATGGTGATTTAGCGGGAGCTGTATCAAAAGCTGGTGGTTTAGGAATTATCGGCGGTGGAAATGCGCCCAAAGAAGTTGTTAAGGCGAATATTGACAAGATCAAAGCTGTGACAAATAAACCATTTGGAGTCAATATTATGCTTTTATCTCCTTTTGCTGATGATATTGTTGACTTGGTTATTGAAGAGGGCGTCAAAGTTGTCACAACTGGTGCAGGTAACCCAGGTAAATATATGGAACGTTTCCATGAAGCAGGTATTACTGTCATTCCTGTTGTTCCTAGTGTTGCTCTTGCTAGACGTATGGAAAAATTAGGTGCTGATGCCGTTATTGCTGAAGGAATGGAAGCCGGTGGACATATTGGTAAATTAACAACAATGACTTTAGTGCGTCAAGTTGTAGATGCTGTCAATATTCCTGTTATCGGAGCTGGTGGTGTGGCCGATGGCCGTGGTGCAGCAGCAGTATTTATGCTTGGTGCTGAAGCCATTCAGGTAGGAACACGTTTCGCAGTTGCCAAAGAATCGAATGCTCATGCGAATTTTAAAAAGAAAATTTTAAAAGCCAAAGATATTGATACTGTTATTTCTGCGTCTATTGTTGGCCATCCTGTGCGTGCAATCAAAAATAAATTGTCTTCTACCTATGCAACTGCAGAAAAAGAATTCTTACGTGGTGAAAAGAGTCAAGAAGATATTGAGGTTCTTGGAGCAGGAGCCCTTCGCAATGCTGTTGTTGATGGTGACGTTGAGAATGGTTCTGTTATGGCGGGTCAAATTGCAGGATTTGTGACTAAAGAAGAAACTTGTGAAGAAATCTTGAAAGATTTATATTACGGTGCAGCAGAAGTTATTAAGGCTGAAGCAGCACGCTGGGCAGATGTG